One window of the Lactococcus lactis genome contains the following:
- a CDS encoding MarR family winged helix-turn-helix transcriptional regulator, translating into MSEQTNNLLNLFSKLLHNPNILFALRADGISKQMKNRGNRNGAQGLLVELWNKDGLTNAEIAELLDIKPSSVTAQVKQLEEAEMVIRKQDENDKRVSRIFLTDKGREAQETRDTMHNDISETIFGNLTDEEQEQLAFLMEKLVENNDARNDQDFQRMAQFFGNPFMENMMNAHDRHAFGNHMRREMQNWQREMRRSSQEMKRGQNRMRRDERSQAPFGEDWKAFGKQLKDSFKNNFGGRDQADFNEHWDHFSDEMKNRFGDFDGNRRPDFDSKPKTDKNKEPKKPENWDDF; encoded by the coding sequence ATGTCAGAACAAACAAATAACTTATTGAATCTATTTTCAAAACTATTGCACAATCCAAACATCCTTTTTGCTTTAAGAGCAGATGGGATTTCAAAACAAATGAAAAATCGCGGTAACCGCAATGGAGCTCAAGGTTTACTCGTTGAATTATGGAATAAAGATGGTCTAACCAATGCAGAAATTGCCGAACTTCTTGATATTAAACCTTCAAGTGTAACAGCTCAGGTTAAACAATTAGAAGAAGCGGAAATGGTTATTCGTAAACAAGATGAGAATGATAAACGTGTCAGCCGCATTTTCTTGACTGATAAAGGTCGTGAAGCTCAAGAAACACGTGATACAATGCATAATGATATTTCAGAAACAATTTTTGGCAATCTAACAGATGAAGAACAAGAACAATTAGCCTTTCTAATGGAAAAATTAGTAGAAAATAACGACGCACGTAATGATCAAGATTTCCAACGAATGGCACAATTTTTCGGAAATCCATTTATGGAAAATATGATGAATGCTCATGACCGTCATGCATTTGGGAATCACATGCGCCGTGAAATGCAAAATTGGCAACGTGAAATGCGTCGTTCATCTCAAGAAATGAAACGTGGACAAAATCGTATGCGTCGTGACGAACGCTCACAAGCTCCGTTTGGTGAAGATTGGAAAGCCTTTGGTAAGCAGCTCAAAGATAGCTTTAAAAATAATTTTGGTGGGAGAGATCAAGCCGATTTTAATGAACATTGGGATCACTTTTCAGATGAAATGAAAAATCGTTTTGGTGATTTTGACGGAAACCGTCGTCCAGATTTTGATTCTAAACCAAAGACAGACAAAAATAAAGAACCTAAAAAACCAGAAAACTGGGATGATTTCTAA
- the cydC gene encoding thiol reductant ABC exporter subunit CydC, with translation MKLKNILFGNDWISPFLKKNRSGFILSIFLGTITISMAGLLMFSSGYVISKSATKPENILMIYVPVLFVRIFGIGRPVMHYVERLTSHNWILKITSLLRKKLYLRLEKTAVTLADRYRLGDLLGVLNEDIGNLQDLFLRTLFPVLIAGSLSIALIIAGGFFSLWFALGLALFLGFLIVILPLISLKFTVKLDEELKIYRNQLFSHLTDDILGLQDWVLSGRKEDFLTAYRGSELSARKIQAKLLAFGRRRNLFLQVVYGALVIYLMIWSSGALRLGDAPNYIAAVSLAAFPLFDAFSPLSDAVVETQRYGDSINRLNDLPDQDEEVRTEEIVSTDLVINNLQFSFEENKKIFDNFNLEVKQGEHIALLGRSGVGKSTLAGLIRGDLVPQSGSIQFSGVEPSKAKNVEEKIGVINQSPYLFATSLRSNLTLAKLNASDAEIWEALELVGLRKMVESLPQKLLTPVDEAGERFSGGERQRLALARVLLSDVDVVILDEPTVSLDPITENQLLSLFFEQLRDKSIIFITHHLLGVHHMDRVLFLENGSIKFDGKPASLLENNPTFKELYQLDLGNE, from the coding sequence ATGAAATTAAAAAATATTTTGTTCGGTAATGACTGGATTTCTCCATTTTTGAAAAAAAATCGTTCAGGCTTTATTCTATCTATTTTCTTAGGAACGATTACAATTTCGATGGCGGGACTTTTGATGTTCAGCTCAGGATATGTCATTTCTAAATCAGCAACAAAACCAGAAAATATTTTAATGATTTATGTTCCAGTTCTCTTTGTACGTATTTTTGGGATTGGACGACCAGTGATGCATTATGTCGAAAGATTAACTTCTCATAATTGGATTTTAAAAATCACAAGTCTCTTACGAAAAAAACTCTATTTGCGACTGGAAAAAACGGCCGTTACATTAGCAGATCGTTACCGTTTAGGTGACTTATTGGGTGTTCTTAATGAAGATATTGGAAATCTACAAGACCTCTTTTTGAGAACATTATTTCCAGTTTTAATTGCTGGAAGTTTATCGATTGCTCTAATTATTGCTGGAGGATTTTTCTCACTTTGGTTTGCTTTAGGTTTAGCGCTCTTCTTAGGATTTTTGATTGTTATCTTGCCATTAATTTCTTTGAAATTCACAGTAAAATTAGATGAAGAACTCAAAATTTATCGCAATCAACTTTTTTCTCATTTGACAGATGATATTTTAGGATTACAAGATTGGGTGCTTTCAGGACGAAAAGAAGATTTTCTGACAGCTTATCGAGGTTCTGAATTATCTGCTAGAAAAATTCAAGCCAAACTATTAGCTTTCGGACGTAGAAGAAATTTATTTTTACAAGTTGTCTATGGCGCATTAGTGATCTATTTGATGATTTGGTCTTCTGGTGCCTTAAGATTGGGAGACGCGCCTAATTATATTGCGGCAGTTAGTCTTGCTGCCTTCCCTTTATTTGATGCTTTTTCTCCTTTGTCTGATGCGGTGGTTGAAACGCAACGTTATGGCGATTCAATCAATCGTTTAAATGACTTACCAGACCAAGACGAAGAAGTAAGGACTGAGGAAATTGTTTCTACAGATTTAGTCATCAATAATCTCCAATTTTCATTTGAAGAAAATAAAAAAATCTTTGATAATTTTAATTTAGAAGTTAAACAAGGAGAACATATCGCTCTATTGGGACGTTCAGGTGTGGGTAAATCAACACTTGCCGGATTAATCAGAGGAGATTTAGTTCCCCAAAGTGGAAGTATTCAATTTTCTGGTGTTGAGCCATCTAAAGCTAAAAATGTTGAAGAAAAAATTGGTGTCATTAATCAATCCCCTTATCTTTTTGCGACAAGCCTTCGTTCTAATTTGACTTTGGCGAAACTCAATGCCAGTGATGCTGAAATTTGGGAAGCTCTTGAATTAGTTGGCCTCCGTAAAATGGTTGAATCATTACCTCAAAAACTTCTGACACCAGTAGATGAAGCGGGAGAACGATTCTCTGGTGGAGAACGTCAACGCTTAGCCTTGGCACGGGTTCTTTTATCAGATGTTGATGTTGTAATTCTTGATGAACCAACTGTATCACTTGACCCAATCACAGAAAATCAACTCTTAAGTCTCTTTTTTGAACAGCTCCGTGATAAATCAATTATTTTTATTACTCATCATTTATTAGGTGTTCATCATATGGACCGAGTTCTATTTTTAGAAAATGGCTCGATTAAATTTGATGGGAAACCCGCGTCATTACTGGAGAATAATCCAACATTTAAGGAACTTTATCAACTTGATTTAGGAAATGAATAA
- the cydD gene encoding thiol reductant ABC exporter subunit CydD: MIDKSLFELPGVRRMFPILGILAVFQFIAIAGQALFLATAITKLWQGQLFSHTIPWVLGFFACFLSREIINFGRSKALDKLAYQLATKLRGDMLDKFFRLGPVAIANLGSGSAATTVITGIDQVKNYIKLVLSKVLNMMIIPMLILIPVYFLDWQSGIVLTLTFPFAIIFMILLGYAAQGRAERQYKTFQYLSNHFLDSLRGISTLKYFGLSKDYSNSIYKTSEDFRKETMGALRIAMLSTFALDFFASLSVAVVALFLGLRLMSGDILLFPALAALILAPEYFLPLRDFASDYHATLNGKNALAAVNEVLSTEENTLSVLTEKVTWSANSQLQLTELGKIYDTGRGISNVNLSVNGFKKIAIVGNSGSGKSTLLSMLAGFLKPTAGEIKLNEQSLTSLTDENYRQSVQFIPQKTYIFAGTFRENLAFYEPDSTDDEIKAAAKLAGLESLIDEIGLDGQIGASGRTISGGQAQRVALARAFLSHTRNILFLDEPTAHLDIETELEIKANILPLLENKLVFIATHRLHWLSSMDLVIVLNEGQVAGIGTPEQLLSENTYYQKLLSQMRGVDDDKNLLDNETSESVKDQEEKESERSNFSSVNDKSTDSSVSQASSDNGGQK; this comes from the coding sequence ATGATTGATAAATCTCTTTTTGAACTGCCAGGTGTAAGAAGAATGTTTCCGATATTGGGGATTCTGGCAGTTTTTCAATTCATTGCAATTGCTGGTCAAGCTTTATTTCTAGCTACTGCGATTACTAAGCTTTGGCAAGGACAATTATTTTCTCATACCATTCCTTGGGTTTTGGGCTTTTTTGCTTGCTTTTTGAGCCGTGAAATTATTAATTTTGGTCGTTCAAAGGCTCTGGATAAACTTGCTTACCAATTAGCAACAAAATTGCGGGGGGATATGTTGGATAAATTTTTCCGACTTGGTCCAGTTGCTATTGCTAATTTAGGTTCGGGCTCAGCTGCAACAACAGTAATCACAGGAATTGATCAGGTTAAAAATTATATTAAATTGGTCCTATCCAAAGTCTTAAATATGATGATCATCCCAATGTTAATTTTGATTCCAGTGTATTTTCTTGATTGGCAAAGTGGAATTGTGTTAACTTTGACATTTCCTTTTGCAATTATTTTTATGATTCTATTGGGATACGCAGCACAAGGACGTGCTGAACGTCAATATAAAACTTTCCAATATTTATCAAATCACTTTTTAGATTCATTGCGTGGAATTTCTACATTGAAATATTTTGGATTGTCTAAAGATTACTCAAATTCAATTTATAAAACTTCTGAAGACTTTCGTAAAGAAACGATGGGCGCATTGAGAATTGCTATGCTTTCAACCTTTGCCCTTGATTTTTTTGCAAGTCTTTCGGTTGCTGTTGTCGCACTTTTTTTGGGACTTCGGTTAATGAGCGGTGATATTTTACTTTTTCCAGCTTTAGCGGCTCTAATTTTAGCGCCAGAATATTTCCTTCCACTGCGTGATTTTGCAAGTGATTATCATGCGACGCTTAATGGAAAAAATGCTTTGGCAGCTGTTAATGAAGTTCTATCAACTGAGGAAAATACTTTGTCAGTACTTACAGAAAAAGTAACTTGGAGTGCAAATTCACAACTTCAACTGACAGAGTTAGGAAAAATTTATGACACAGGGCGTGGAATCTCAAATGTTAATCTGTCAGTAAATGGCTTTAAAAAAATTGCCATTGTCGGAAATTCAGGTTCTGGTAAATCAACATTGCTTTCAATGCTGGCTGGATTTCTAAAACCAACAGCTGGTGAAATTAAACTAAATGAGCAAAGTTTGACTTCTTTAACTGACGAAAACTATCGTCAGTCAGTTCAATTCATTCCACAAAAGACTTATATTTTTGCAGGAACTTTTCGTGAAAATTTAGCTTTTTACGAACCTGATTCTACTGATGACGAAATCAAAGCAGCAGCAAAACTTGCTGGTTTAGAAAGTCTTATCGATGAAATTGGTCTTGATGGACAAATTGGGGCCAGTGGCCGTACAATTTCAGGGGGACAGGCTCAACGTGTTGCATTAGCCAGAGCATTTTTAAGTCATACCCGCAATATTTTGTTTCTTGATGAACCGACAGCTCATCTGGACATTGAAACCGAATTAGAAATTAAAGCAAATATTTTACCTTTACTTGAAAATAAACTTGTTTTCATTGCTACTCATCGTCTTCATTGGCTTTCATCAATGGATTTGGTCATTGTATTAAACGAGGGACAGGTCGCAGGAATTGGAACTCCTGAACAACTATTATCTGAAAATACTTACTATCAAAAATTACTTAGTCAGATGCGTGGGGTTGATGATGACAAAAATTTATTAGACAATGAAACGAGCGAATCAGTAAAGGACCAAGAAGAAAAAGAATCTGAGAGGTCAAACTTTTCGTCAGTAAATGATAAATCTACTGACAGCTCTGTCAGCCAAGCTTCGTCAGATAATGGGGGTCAGAAATAA
- the cydB gene encoding cytochrome d ubiquinol oxidase subunit II — translation MTGLQLFWFIIVGVLFSGFFFLEGFDYGVGMSAITIAKDKREVEQAIGSIGPVWDLNEVWLLTAGGAMFASFPYWYASLFSGFYLILFLILVGLIFRGVTFEFRHHSHTEKGKMLWTKVLGVASFAIPFLFGLMFTSMIQGVPMDAKGNVTATFTTYVNFLSVVGGVAVTLLAWLHGLNYLALKTEGALRERAAKIANILYFVLYAGEVVFAVLLAIFTDFFEKHFIGTLVLLALIVILTLVAHLSVRAGKEMSAFLASGLTFIALVALIFQGIFPRVMIATNPAHSILIKNASSTGYTLKTMTIITLVILPFVLIYMGWTYFIFRKRIKK, via the coding sequence ATGACTGGATTACAACTTTTTTGGTTTATTATTGTTGGAGTATTATTTAGTGGCTTTTTCTTCCTCGAAGGTTTTGACTACGGTGTAGGAATGAGTGCAATCACAATTGCCAAGGACAAACGTGAGGTTGAACAAGCTATCGGATCAATTGGCCCAGTTTGGGATTTGAATGAAGTTTGGTTATTAACTGCCGGTGGGGCAATGTTTGCTTCATTCCCTTATTGGTATGCTTCATTGTTCTCTGGTTTCTATCTTATTCTATTTTTGATTTTAGTAGGTTTGATTTTCCGGGGAGTAACATTTGAATTTCGTCATCACTCACATACGGAAAAAGGAAAAATGCTCTGGACAAAAGTTTTGGGCGTTGCAAGTTTTGCTATTCCATTTCTCTTTGGATTGATGTTTACAAGTATGATTCAAGGCGTTCCAATGGATGCTAAAGGAAATGTGACTGCTACTTTTACTACTTACGTTAACTTTTTGTCAGTCGTTGGTGGTGTTGCTGTAACGCTCTTAGCTTGGCTTCATGGCTTAAATTATTTAGCTTTGAAAACAGAGGGAGCTTTGCGTGAGAGAGCTGCAAAGATAGCTAATATCCTCTATTTTGTTCTTTATGCTGGTGAAGTTGTATTTGCTGTATTGCTAGCTATTTTCACTGATTTCTTTGAAAAACATTTTATTGGAACTTTAGTTTTACTTGCTTTGATTGTTATTCTAACTCTTGTGGCACATTTATCTGTTCGTGCAGGAAAAGAAATGTCTGCTTTCTTGGCTTCAGGTTTGACTTTCATTGCCCTTGTTGCATTGATTTTCCAAGGGATTTTCCCACGTGTAATGATTGCAACTAACCCTGCTCACAGTATTTTGATTAAAAATGCTAGTTCAACAGGCTATACTTTGAAAACAATGACGATCATTACTCTGGTTATCTTACCATTTGTACTCATCTATATGGGCTGGACCTATTTCATTTTCAGAAAAAGAATTAAAAAATAA
- a CDS encoding cytochrome ubiquinol oxidase subunit I — MFTIETLARFQFAMTTIFHFFFVPLSVGMVLMTAIMETIYVKTGDEKWKKRTKFFGSIMLLSFAVGVVTGIIQEFQFGMNWSDYSRYVGDIFGAPLAVEALLAFFLESTFLGVWMFGWDKLGKKLHNATLWIVFVGTFLSSLWILAANSWMQNPVGYEVKGGRATLTSFSALLTNPQTILEFSHVATGFLVTGGFVVAGISAYQILKNREIDMFKPVLRLGLLVALIGAVGNFVAGDQQMIEVKNSQPMKFAATEGVYETTPDPAAWDMVAFFNEADHKEVFGIQIPYMLSILTYHRPSGSVEGMNEINAQLQKKYPDVAKEIGGNFFPPVTVLFWTFRIMAGLSMLMILLSALGLFWTRKKKPSLYENKFGLQVYRWMLFAPFLAITSGWLVTELGRYPWTVYGLFTIKDSVSPNVSVGSLLFSNIVYFFLFCFLGAVMVYFTLQRMKQGVEGAETAYVSLDSFSQENFASSSKEDSEIQKETDEKGVDK, encoded by the coding sequence ATGTTTACCATTGAAACTCTCGCACGCTTTCAGTTTGCGATGACGACAATCTTCCACTTTTTCTTTGTACCACTTTCTGTCGGAATGGTTCTCATGACAGCGATCATGGAAACTATCTATGTGAAAACTGGTGATGAAAAATGGAAAAAACGGACGAAATTTTTTGGATCAATTATGCTCTTATCCTTTGCAGTAGGGGTCGTAACTGGTATTATCCAAGAATTTCAATTTGGAATGAACTGGTCAGATTATTCCCGCTATGTTGGTGATATATTTGGCGCACCTTTAGCCGTTGAGGCCTTACTTGCCTTCTTCTTGGAATCTACATTCCTTGGAGTATGGATGTTTGGTTGGGATAAATTGGGTAAGAAATTGCACAATGCAACACTTTGGATTGTATTTGTTGGGACCTTCTTATCATCTTTATGGATTTTAGCGGCAAACTCATGGATGCAAAATCCAGTGGGATATGAAGTTAAAGGTGGACGAGCAACATTAACAAGTTTCTCTGCCCTTTTGACAAATCCTCAAACTATTTTGGAATTTAGCCACGTGGCAACAGGTTTCCTTGTAACTGGTGGTTTTGTGGTTGCTGGTATTTCAGCTTATCAAATTCTTAAAAATCGTGAAATTGATATGTTTAAACCAGTTTTACGTTTAGGACTTTTAGTAGCTCTAATCGGTGCAGTTGGTAACTTTGTTGCTGGTGACCAACAAATGATTGAAGTTAAAAACTCTCAACCTATGAAATTTGCTGCAACTGAAGGGGTTTATGAAACAACACCTGACCCTGCGGCTTGGGATATGGTTGCCTTCTTTAATGAAGCTGACCACAAAGAAGTATTTGGAATTCAAATTCCTTATATGCTTTCAATTCTGACTTATCACCGTCCAAGCGGTTCGGTTGAAGGGATGAATGAAATTAACGCTCAACTTCAAAAGAAATATCCTGATGTAGCTAAAGAAATTGGCGGAAATTTCTTCCCACCAGTAACGGTTCTCTTCTGGACTTTCCGGATTATGGCCGGTCTATCAATGTTAATGATTTTACTTTCTGCTCTGGGGCTATTTTGGACTAGAAAGAAAAAACCAAGTCTATATGAAAATAAATTTGGCTTACAAGTTTATCGTTGGATGCTATTTGCACCTTTCCTTGCGATTACCTCAGGTTGGTTAGTTACTGAACTTGGTCGTTATCCTTGGACAGTTTATGGTTTATTTACAATCAAAGATTCAGTTTCACCAAATGTTTCTGTCGGTTCACTTTTATTCTCAAATATCGTCTATTTCTTCCTGTTCTGTTTCCTTGGTGCTGTAATGGTTTACTTTACGCTTCAAAGAATGAAACAAGGAGTAGAAGGAGCGGAAACAGCTTATGTTTCTTTAGATTCATTTAGTCAAGAAAATTTTGCTTCTTCATCAAAAGAAGATAGTGAAATTCAAAAAGAAACTGATGAGAAAGGGGTGGATAAATAA
- a CDS encoding glycoside hydrolase family 13 protein — MYYYNPWNLDYKQPFGAIKVGNSMNLSFTTDRPSVLVTCVIRRDFGKRYEFSMTKDSGGNFRVTIPFDEESGLYFYHFEIVESSDLGETRRFYGCSGIGGEGLLYTDENDVKPYQLTVFEKEDQAPSWYREAVFYQIFPDRFYNGNENGQINHPKPNSFIYGRKTDSPFYVKEENGDIARWDFFGGNLRGIIKKIPYLKELGINAIYLNPIFSGISNHRYDTNDYLKIDSMLGRQEDFEELIQLLHQEKMHLILDGVFSHVGKNSLYFNINGDYGDDEGAAKNPDSPYFDWFKFENYPFEYKSWWGIKDLPEIDKDNDSFRNFIYGEKNSVLAKWNDLGIDGWRLDVADELPDSFIKGIRENLDSYSDKILIGEIWEDASNKISYGKRRNYILGGSLQAAMNYPFRDLIINLLNGHRSSQDVAHQLMTLQENYPKDIFYNNLNNLGTHDTERILTMIGEKNLSVALAMLFVLPGIPCIYYGDEAGLSGGKDPDNRKYFPWDNISPNVYNVYKSWTQKRLSENSLKYGEFSTFFTDRLLGILRYTDSEVFVELINPSEDELNIEVQEITFLQNLKFLPELKKLLTEKVISGKTNLELKMKI; from the coding sequence ATGTATTATTATAATCCGTGGAATTTAGATTATAAACAACCTTTTGGGGCCATCAAGGTTGGAAACTCAATGAACTTGAGTTTTACAACTGACCGACCTTCTGTACTTGTGACATGTGTAATTCGACGTGATTTTGGAAAACGTTATGAATTTTCTATGACCAAAGATTCAGGCGGGAATTTTAGAGTTACCATTCCTTTTGATGAAGAGTCAGGACTTTACTTTTATCATTTTGAAATAGTCGAGTCTTCGGATTTGGGAGAAACTAGGCGATTTTATGGTTGTTCTGGCATAGGAGGAGAGGGACTTCTATATACTGATGAAAATGATGTTAAACCTTATCAGCTGACTGTATTTGAAAAAGAAGACCAAGCTCCCAGCTGGTATCGTGAAGCAGTTTTCTATCAAATTTTCCCAGATCGTTTCTATAATGGAAATGAAAATGGTCAAATCAATCATCCAAAACCCAATTCTTTTATCTATGGAAGAAAAACGGATAGTCCTTTTTATGTTAAAGAAGAAAATGGTGATATTGCACGTTGGGATTTTTTCGGTGGAAATTTAAGAGGAATTATTAAAAAAATTCCTTACTTAAAAGAACTGGGAATCAATGCGATTTATCTTAATCCCATTTTTTCCGGTATAAGTAACCATCGCTATGATACGAATGATTACCTAAAAATTGATTCAATGCTAGGTAGGCAGGAAGATTTTGAAGAATTGATTCAGTTGCTTCATCAAGAAAAAATGCATTTGATTTTGGATGGTGTTTTTTCTCATGTAGGAAAAAACTCGCTTTATTTCAATATTAATGGTGATTATGGCGATGATGAGGGAGCAGCTAAAAATCCTGATTCACCTTATTTTGATTGGTTTAAATTTGAAAATTATCCTTTTGAGTATAAATCTTGGTGGGGAATTAAAGATTTGCCTGAAATAGACAAAGATAATGATTCTTTTCGCAATTTTATTTATGGTGAGAAAAATTCTGTTTTAGCTAAATGGAATGACTTGGGTATTGATGGTTGGCGTCTGGATGTTGCTGATGAACTCCCTGATTCATTTATTAAAGGAATTCGAGAAAATCTTGACTCTTATTCAGATAAGATATTGATTGGTGAAATTTGGGAAGATGCTTCCAACAAAATTTCTTATGGAAAAAGAAGAAATTATATTCTGGGTGGAAGTTTGCAAGCTGCTATGAATTATCCGTTTCGTGATTTAATTATTAATTTATTAAATGGTCATCGTTCTAGTCAAGATGTCGCTCATCAATTGATGACTTTGCAAGAGAATTATCCTAAAGATATTTTTTATAATAATTTAAACAATCTAGGGACTCATGATACTGAACGAATTTTGACAATGATTGGAGAAAAGAATTTGTCAGTAGCGTTAGCAATGCTTTTTGTATTACCAGGAATTCCTTGTATTTACTATGGAGATGAAGCAGGATTGTCAGGTGGAAAAGACCCTGACAATCGTAAATATTTTCCTTGGGATAACATTTCACCCAATGTTTACAATGTTTATAAAAGTTGGACGCAAAAACGTCTGTCAGAAAATAGCTTGAAATATGGAGAGTTTTCAACTTTTTTTACTGACAGGTTGTTAGGAATATTGCGATATACAGATTCAGAAGTTTTTGTTGAACTCATTAATCCGAGTGAAGATGAGCTTAATATAGAAGTTCAAGAAATTACTTTTTTACAAAATCTGAAATTCTTACCAGAATTAAAAAAATTACTGACAGAAAAAGTGATTAGTGGAAAAACAAATTTAGAATTAAAGATGAAAATTTAA